The Malus sylvestris chromosome 8, drMalSylv7.2, whole genome shotgun sequence genomic interval AGTACAAACAATATGGGCCAGCAATACATGTGAATCCCTTTCTGCTTTTTCATATTCTTCTGATGAGAATTTCAGGCCTAACTTGTTTGAGGTCCTTGGTTGTATTCACGGAAAGGGCTAAATATAGTTATGTTTAAAATCatagttttataaaaaaattattgtaaataaATAGTGTCATGTCTTGTATATCATCGGTAACCGAATGACTGCATATAGCCTTCttgataatttattattttaagtttatactttaaatttattggttaatttaattataCTGTTTTTAGATGTTTTCAAATATAATCGTTAAATTTTAATCAATTATTGAAAATGAGGAGCGAGGCCCAAATAAATTACTAAGAGAAGGCTACATTTGTCGAGCATGATGCCCTTTTGACTAAATAATAACCTGTTGGGCTTCATAATTTATAGCCCAATTATAAATGGAGATAAGATTTTAGACAAATtagatgttttttttatttttaaaccttTAGTCCTGTTGATTGAAGATGACCTAAATTATCAAACATGTCAGAGGAATCACCATCAGCAATCTGGCAAACACAAAGCCTCAGCAGGTTCATGATAAAAGTGGTTTCAGGAATCTTCATTCAGTTGGCTACTTTTGACAACAAGAATTTTCGGATGCCCTACCTAAAATCTGTACCTTTCAATCACGAAATGGCATCTAATTTTAGTAGAGactacgaaaagttgtgtcatGTTAGTTCGTCAATGAAATACGTCTGCCAACAgatctttttattttcaaattcaaattctgTCTCTGTAAATAAGAATAATTTAGAATATACGCCGTCAGAATTAATATTGTGCTGTGATTTAAAAAGAAATGAAGATTACGGAGATGCTTTGGCTGTTTATTTAACGATAATCAGAAAAATACGTCCCACTTCAACTAAAGTTTACACCTAATGAAAGGCATCCATTTCTGATATAAGCCTCCGCCAACATCAAAACAAAGCCTAGGTACGGATTATTTAGTATCTAAGACTCCCAACAAAGCAAACCCAGAGAGATTTTTCACTTTCAAAATCCCTCCCTACTCCCAAATCTCAACCTCCATGAACCCATCCTCGGTAGCACACCCCCTAAACATTCCCATACAATTAAACCCATAAGCTACTTCACCTTTGTTAGACACAGCTATGAGTCCGGCCTTGCCATCATCAAGCCTCTCTTTGATCACAAAATCCACTGCATCTTGCAGCCCCAGGCCCTTGTACTCCATAACTGCTGCCACCTCACGCGCGAGTGTCCCGCGTATGATTGCCTCGCCCTCTCCAGTGCACGAGACCCCGCAAAGGTTACATGCATAGGTACCGGCACCAATGAGTGGCGAGTCACCGATTCGACCAGTCATTTTGTTCATGAGCCCACCGGTGGATGTAGCTGCAGCGCAACGCCCTTGGCTATCTACCACCACACACCCAACGGTCTCAGGGGCGTaaactctaatgggaagcccGTTCATGACCAACGGACTCTCCACGCCTGCGCTGCAACTCTCCAATCCTAATGGAATCCTATAATCAAACTGCACGCgaccaaaattaattaatataggACCCAAAACATACTAAGTACTTAATCCGTTAATTAATTACCCTTGATGAAAACAGAATATACGTACCAAAATTGTGTTGGCCTCCTTGGCCAATTTGAGCATCCCCACATTATCCTCCGTGATGAAATACTCATTGTCCACGACCTCAACGCCCTAAAATATTACACGAAACCCCATTAAGATTccacagaaaaataatatatacaaaTGAAATCTTTGTTCAGATTATATTTGTAAACCACATGATTTAAcgattaataataaaatataacaaTCAACTATCGTTATACTCAGTTTACAAAATAGGATCTAAAAATAAAGTTCATATTATTTTTCTATATGAGATAGTAGTGGAAGGAgatcaactaaaataataattaagtaAACGTGTGACACTATGAACAGTAAGGTGGAATCTTTGCACTAGATTCAGATTCATTACACCTGCAGTACAAGACACGAGTTtatattttattcaaatttcTTGGTATAaggatttattatttttttcaagaatccaaatttgaattttggttCTGCATTTGcgtattaaatattattatagATAATGAAAGGGGTTAAAGTGAAAATATTATAAACCTGTTGTCGGGCGAAGTCTTCGGCGCCGGAGAAGGCGAGGTAGGAATGAGGGGATTTTTCCATGACGAGGCGGGCGAGTGAAACGGGATTCTTAACCGTGGTTAAGCCCGAAACGGCGCCGCACCGTCTCTTGGGTCCGTCCATGATGCT includes:
- the LOC126633040 gene encoding probable isoaspartyl peptidase/L-asparaginase 2, whose amino-acid sequence is MGGWAIAVHGGAGVDPNLPMERQEQAKQLLTRCLNLGISALRSDLTAIDVVELVVRELETDPFFNSGRGSALTAKGTVEMEASIMDGPKRRCGAVSGLTTVKNPVSLARLVMEKSPHSYLAFSGAEDFARQQGVEVVDNEYFITEDNVGMLKLAKEANTILFDYRIPLGLESCSAGVESPLVMNGLPIRVYAPETVGCVVVDSQGRCAAATSTGGLMNKMTGRIGDSPLIGAGTYACNLCGVSCTGEGEAIIRGTLAREVAAVMEYKGLGLQDAVDFVIKERLDDGKAGLIAVSNKGEVAYGFNCMGMFRGCATEDGFMEVEIWE